A single Chanos chanos chromosome 8, fChaCha1.1, whole genome shotgun sequence DNA region contains:
- the LOC115819362 gene encoding trace amine-associated receptor 13c-like — protein sequence MNLSAFKGADSSQFCYPAANDSCVRGTYSKGAQIILYILLVVSIVVTVLGNLAVIVSIAHFRQLHTPTNMLVMSLALADMLLGVFVMPLSIVRSVEGCWYYGDAFCLLHSSFDMLLTSVSIFHLICIAIDRYQAVCYPLHYPTRITIPVAWLMIALSWGAAAIYSYGLSYSKANTAGLDEFIESIYCLGSCILLFNALWGALGFLLPCSVMAGLYAKIFLVAKKHAKKIGEAGLNHRNCNKENRNQISQSSERKAAKTLGIVVGAFIFCWMPFFINSLVNSYTNVATQNIFFEMFLWLGYFNSTINPIIYGLFYPWFRKSIYLIVSLKIFQTHSCDINVFTP from the coding sequence ATGAATTTGTCAGCCTTCAAAGGAGCTGATTCAAGCCAGTTTTGCTATCCAGCAGCGAATGACTCTTGTGTGAGGGGGACCTACAGTAAAGGAGCTCAGATCATCTTGTATATTTTATTGGTTGTAAGCATAGTGGTCACCGTACTTGGTAACTTGGCAGTCATTGTGTCCATAGCACATTTCAGACAGTTGCACACACCAACCAACATGCTTGTGATGTCTCTGGCACTTGCGGATATGCTGCTGGGAGTGTTTGTCATGCCGTTGAGCATTGTAAGGTCTGTTGAAGGATGCTGGTACTATGGTGATGCTTTCTGTTTGTTGCACTCCAGTTTTGACATGCTCCTTACATCTGTGTCCATATTCCACCTGATCTGTATAGCTATAGATCGATACCAAGCTGTGTGTTATCCGCTACATTACCCAACCAGGATAACTATACCCGTGGCATGGCTCATGATTGCTTTGAGTTGGGGTGCTGCTGCAATCTATTCTTATGGACTTTCGTATTCTAAAGCAAATACAGCTGGACTAGACGAGTTTATTGAATCAATATATTGCCTAGGGAgctgtattttgttatttaatgCTTTGTGGGGAGCACTAGGTTTTCTCCTACCATGCTCTGTCATGGCTGGATTatatgcaaaaatatttttagtcGCAAAAAAACACGCTAAGAAGATTGGTGAAGCAGGCCTCAACCACAGAAATTGCAACaaggaaaacagaaatcaaattTCTCAGAGTTCTGAGCGCAAGGCTGCGAAAACATTAGGCATTGTTGTGGGTGCATTTATCTTCTGCTGGATGCCTTTCTTTATTAACTCTCTGGTTAATTCTTATACAAATGTTGCaacccaaaacattttctttgaaatgtttttgtggcTGGGCTACTTCAATTCTACAATAAACCCTATCATATATGGACTTTTTTATCCATGGTTCAGAAAATCGATTTATCTAATTGTTTCATTAAAGATATTTCAGACACATTCCTGTGATATAAATGTCTTTACCCCTTAA
- the LOC115819366 gene encoding trace amine-associated receptor 13c-like, translating into MNLSAFKGADSSQFCYPAVNDSCVRGTYSKGAQIILYILLVVSIVVTILGNLAVIVSIAHFRQLHTPTNMLVMSLALADMLLGVFVMPLSIVRSVEGCWYYGDAFCLLHSSFDMLLTSVSIFHLICIAIDRYQAVCYPLHYPTRITIPVAWLMIALSWGVAAIYSYGLLYSKANTAGLDEFVESIYCLGSCNLLFNALWGALAFLLPCSVMAGLYTKIFLVAKKHAKKIGEAGLNHRNCNKENRNQISQSSECKAARTLGIVVGAFIFCWMPFFINSLVNSYTNVATQNIFFEVFVWLGYFNSTINPIIYALFYPWFRKSIYLIVSLKIFQTHSCDINVFTP; encoded by the coding sequence ATGAATTTGTCAGCCTTCAAAGGAGCTGATTCAAGCCAGTTTTGCTATCCAGCAGTGAATGACTCTTGTGTGAGGGGGACCTACAGTAAAGGAGCTCAGATCATCTTGTATATTTTATTGGTTGTAAGCATAGTGGTCACCATACTTGGTAACTTGGCAGTCATTGTGTCCATAGCACATTTCAGACAGTTGCACACACCAACCAACATGCTTGTGATGTCTCTGGCACTTGCGGATATGCTGCTGGGAGTGTTTGTCATGCCGTTGAGCATTGTAAGGTCTGTTGAAGGATGCTGGTACTATGGTGATGCTTTCTGTTTGTTGCACTCCAGTTTTGACATGCTCCTTACATCTGTGTCCATATTCCACCTGATTTGTATAGCTATAGATCGATACCAAGCTGTGTGTTATCCGCTACATTACCCAACCAGGATAACTATACCCGTGGCATGGCTCATGATTGCTTTGAGTTGGGGTGTTGCTGCAATCTATTCTTATGGACTTTTGTATTCTAAAGCAAATACAGCTGGACTAGACGAGTTTGTTGAATCAATATATTGCCTAGGGAGCTGTAATTTGTTGTTTAATGCATTGTGGGGAGCACTAGCTTTTCTCCTACCATGCTCCGTCATGGCTGGAttatatacaaaaatatttttagtcGCAAAAAAACACGCTAAGAAGATTGGTGAAGCAGGCCTCAACCACAGAAATTGCAACaaggaaaacagaaatcaaattTCTCAGAGTTCTGAGTGCAAGGCTGCAAGAACATTAGGCATTGTTGTGGGTGCATTTATCTTCTGCTGGATGCCTTTCTTTATTAACTCTCTGGTTAATTCTTATACAAATGTTGCaacccaaaacattttctttgaagtgtttgtgtggctggGCTACTTTAATTCTACAATAAACCCTATCATATATGCACTTTTTTATCCATGGTTCAGAAAATCAATTTATCTAATTGTTTCATTAAAGATATTTCAGACACATTCCTGTGATATAAATGTCTTTACCCCTTAA